From the Pangasianodon hypophthalmus isolate fPanHyp1 chromosome 17, fPanHyp1.pri, whole genome shotgun sequence genome, one window contains:
- the LOC128320930 gene encoding mucin-3A-like, which yields MAATTATAITTALTAAPTTATIIISATSTDTTNTSLQTTAKASTASATTDATALKTTYITTDNTADYTTTTATTAAKITDTTVITPTTTDSIPTGAPTTAAIIISATTTDSTDTSLQNTVIANTASETTDTTATNTIPTAATTTATKSTTDTNIDITTTALQTIIIEIPVTNTTDATTTDTISTTETTTAKTAKTNKATIITTTTATDATNTDTTHTTFATVPTITAPIITDATTPAIATTASETTDTTATNIIPTASPIPATKSTTDTNTEVTATALQTTIAAIPFTNTTDATSTDTTPTLATTTIETTTATTAKTNKATIITTTTTTDATNTDTTHATFPTVPTITAAIITDATTPAIGTTATATTPVITTTTMAATTATAITTALTAAPTTATIIISATSTDTTNTNLQTTANATTASATTDTTALKTTYITTDNTADYTTTTAAKTTDTTITTPTTTDTIPMAAPTTAAIIISATTTDSTNTSLQNTVIAKTASATTDTTATNTIPTAAPNPATKSTTDTTTALQTTIIAIPVANITEATTIDTTPTIETTTVATGKTNKATIITTTTTTTTSLQTTVIAETASATTDSTATNTTHTAAPTTATKSATDTNTEVTTIETTTVATGKTNKVTIITTTTTTDATNTDNTHRAFPTTVPTNTAIIDATTPPIRTTPVITTTTMPANTATANTATLTAVPTTASAIIHPTTTDTTNTSLQTTVIAKTASATTDSTATNTTHTAAPTTATKSATDTNTEVTTIETTTVATGKTNKATIITTTTTTDATNTDNTHRAFPTTVPTNTAIIDATTPPIRTTPVITTTTMPANTATANTATLTAVPTTASAIIHPTTTDTTNTSLQTTVIAKTASATTDSTATNTTHTAAPTTATKSATDTNTEVTTIETSTVATGKTNKATIITTTTSTDATNTDNTHRAFPTTVLTNTAIIDATTPPIRTTPVITTTTMPANTATANTATLTAVPTTASAIIHPTTTDTTNTSLQTTVIAKTASATTDSTATNTTHTAAPTTATKSATDTNTEVTTIETTTVATGKTNKATIITTTTTTDATNTDNTHRAFPTTVPTNTAIIDATTPPIRTTPVITKTTMPANTATANTATLTAVPTTASAIIHPTTTDTTNTSLQTTVIAKTASATTDSTATNTTHTAAPTTATKSATDTNTEVTTIEITTVATGKTNKATIITTTTTTDATNTDNTHRAFPTTVPTNTAIIDATTPPIRTTPIITTATMPANTATANTATLTAVPTTSAIIHPTTIDTTNTSLQTTVIAKTTSATTDSTATNTTHTAAPTTATKHTTDTNTEVTTIETTTVATGKTNKVTIITTNTTTDASNTDTTHTAFPTTVPTNTAIIDATTPPIRTTPVITTATMPANTATANTATLIAVPTTSAIIRPTTTDTTNTSLQNTVIATTASATTDTTATNTIPTAATTTATKSTTDTNTEVTTTALQSTIIAIPVTNTTDATTTDTTPTTETTTATTAKTNKAIIITTTTATDATNTDTTHATFPTITAAVITDATTPAIGTTATPTTPVITTATMAANTTTLTAAPTTATIIISATTTDTTNTSLQTTANATTASATTDTAALKTTDYTTTTATTAAKIITATTTDTIPTDAPTTAAIIINVTNTNTRNTSLQTTAIVTTDSATTNTTATNTADINTDTTADHTTTTTTATIAATTSDTTIITATTADTITMLATTTATTIPATNTTVATIDTTQTIITTTIDTTMAAIAKTNKATTITNTPTTDATNTDTTHTTFLTAVPTVTAAKFTDATTRAIGTTATPATAVINSTTMAANTTTLTAAPTTTTIIKNTITTDTTNTSLQTTVTATTASATPNITAALTANITTNTAFATISAATTLDIKNILNLTITTATTSPANTTAQTTATTTTNIANTTTTPTSTTKTIKIITTTGATTQGKISNLLNFVEGKL from the coding sequence ATGGCTGCAACCACAGCTACTGCAATCACAACCGCACTCACAGCTGCCCCAACTACAGCCACTATAATCATAAGTGCTACATCCACAGACACCACAAACACAAGTCTTCAAACCACAGCAAAAGCATCCACAGCCTCTGCAACTACTGACGCCACAGCTTTAAAAACTACTTATATAACCACAGACAACACAGCTGACTATACCACAACCACTGCAACCACAGCAGCCAAAATCACAGACACCACAGTAATAACTCCTACAACCACAGACAGTATACCCACAGGTGCCCCAACTACAGCTGCTATAATCATAAGTGCTACAACCACAGACTCCACAGACACAAGTCTTCAAAACACAGTGATTGCAAACACAGCCTCTGAAACCACAGACACCACAGCTACAAACACTATACCCACTGCTGCCACAACTACAGCCACTAAAAGCACAACTGATACAAACATAGATATCACAACCACAGCACTTCAAACCATAATCATTGAAATCCCAGTTACCAACACCACAGATGCCACAACTACAGACACCATATCAACCACAGAGACCACTACTGCAAAAacagccaaaacaaacaaagccaCCATAATCACAACCACTACAGCCACAGATGCAACAAAcacagataccacacacacaacttttgCAACAGTTCCAACAATCACAGCTCCTATAATCACTGATGCCACAACCCCAGCAATTGCAACCACAGCCTCTGAAACCACAGACACCACAGCTACAAACATTATACCCACTGCATCCCCAATTCCAGCCACAAAAAGCACAACTGATACAAACACAGAGGTCACAGCCACAGCTCTCCAAACCACAATCGCTGCAATCCCATTCACGAACACCACAGATGCCACATCTACAGACACCACACCAACCCTTGCCACCACAACTATAGAGACCACTACTGCAACCacagccaaaacaaacaaagctaCCATAATCACAACCACTACAACCACAGATGCAACAAACACAGATACCACACACGCAACTTTTCCAACAGTTCCCACAATCACAGCTGCTATAATCACTGATGCCACAACCCCAGCCATTGGAACCACAGCCACCGCAACCACACCAGTCATAACTACAACAACAATGGCTGCAACCACAGCTACTGCAATCACAACCGCACTCACAGCTGCCCCAACTACAGCCACTATAATCATAAGTGCTACATCCACagacaccacaaacacaaatcTTCAAACCACAGCAAATGCAACCACAGCCTCTGCAACCACAGACACCACAGCTTTAAAAACTACTTATATAACCACAGACAACACAGCTGACTACACCACAACCACAGCAGCCAAAACCACAGACACCACAATAACAACTCCTACAACCACAGACACTATACCCATGGCTGCCCCAACTACAGCTGCTATAATTATAAGTGCTACAACAACAGACTCCACAAACACAAGTCTTCAAAACACAGTGATTGCAAAAACAGCTTCTGCAACCACAGACACCACAGCTACAAACACTATACCAACTGCTGCCCCAAATCCAGCCACAAAAAGCACAACTGATACAACCACAGCTCTCCAAACCACTATTATTGCAATCCCAGTCGCCAACATCACAGAGGCCACAACAATAGACACCACACCAACCATAGAGACCACTACTGTAGCCacaggcaaaacaaacaaagccaCCATAATCACAACCACTACAACCACAACCACAAGTCTTCAAACCACAGTGATTGCAGAAACAGCCTCTGCAACTACAGACAGCACagctacaaacactacacacactgcagcccCAACTACAGCCACAAAAAGCGCAACTGATACAAACACAGAGGTCACAACCATAGAGACCACTACTGTAGCCacaggcaaaacaaacaaagtcaCCATAATCACAACCACTACAACCACAGATGCCACAaacacagataacacacacagagctttccCAACCACAGTTCCCACAAACACAGCAATCATAGATGCCACAACCCCACCCATCAGAACCACACCAGTCATAACTACAACCACAATGCCTGCAAACACAGCCACTGCAAACACAGCCACACTCACAGCTGTCCCAACTACAGCCTCTGCAATCATACATCCTACAACCACAGATACCACAAACACAAGTCTTCAAACCACAGTGATTGCAAAAACAGCCTCTGCAACTACAGACAGCACagctacaaacactacacacacagcagcccCAACTACAGCCACAAAAAGCGCAACTGATACAAACACAGAGGTCACAACCATAGAGACCACTACTGTAGCCacaggcaaaacaaacaaagccaCCATAATCACAACCACTACAACCACAGATGCCACAaacacagataacacacacagagctttccCAACCACAGTTCCCACAAACACAGCAATCATAGATGCCACAACCCCACCCATCAGAACCACACCAGTCATAACTACAACCACAATGCCTGCAAACACAGCCACTGCAAACACAGCCACACTCACAGCTGTCCCAACTACAGCCTCTGCAATCATACATCCTACAACCACAGATACCACAAACACAAGTCTTCAAACCACAGTGATTGCAAAAACAGCCTCTGCAACTACAGACAGCACagctacaaacactacacacactgcagcccCAACTACAGCCACAAAAAGCGCAACTGATACAAACACAGAGGTCACAACCATAGAGACCTCTACTGTAGCCacaggcaaaacaaacaaagccaCCATAATCACAACCACTACATCCACAGATGCCACAaacacagataacacacacagagctttccCAACCACAGTTCTCACAAACACAGCAATCATAGATGCCACAACCCCACCCATCAGAACCACACCAGTCATAACTACAACCACAATGCCTGCAAACACAGCCACTGCAAACACAGCCACACTCACAGCTGTCCCAACTACAGCCTCTGCAATCATACATCCTACAACCACAGATACCACAAACACAAGTCTTCAAACCACAGTGATTGCAAAAACAGCCTCTGCAACTACAGACAGCACagctacaaacactacacacactgcagcccCAACTACAGCCACAAAAAGCGCAACTGATACAAACACAGAGGTCACAACCATAGAGACCACTACTGTAGCCacaggcaaaacaaacaaagccaCCATAATCACAACCACTACAACCACAGATGCCACAaacacagataacacacacagagctttccCAACCACAGTTCCCACAAACACAGCAATCATAGATGCCACAACCCCACCCATCAGAACCACACCAGTCATAACTAAAACCACAATGCCTGCAAACACAGCCACTGCAAACACAGCCACACTCACAGCTGTCCCAACTACAGCCTCTGCAATCATACATCCTACAACCACAGATACCACAAACACAAGTCTTCAAACCACAGTGATTGCAAAAACAGCCTCTGCAACTACAGACAGCACagctacaaacactacacacactgcagcccCAACTACAGCCACAAAAAGCGCAACTGATACAAACACAGAGGTCACAACCATAGAGATCACTACTGTAGCCacaggcaaaacaaacaaagccaCCATAATCACAACCACTACAACTACAGATGCCACAaacacagataacacacacagagctttccCAACCACAGTTCCCACAAACACAGCAATCATAGATGCCACAACCCCACCCATCAGAACCACACCAATCATAACTACAGCCACAATGCCTGCAAACACAGCCACTGCAAACACAGCCACACTCACAGCTGTCCCAACTACCTCTGCAATCATACATCCAACAACCATAGATACCACAAACACAAGTCTTCAAACCACAGTGATTGCAAAAACAACCTCTGCAACTACAGACAGCACagctacaaacactacacacacagcagcccCAACTACagccacaaaacacacaactgaTACAAACACAGAGGTCACAACCATAGAGACCACTACTGTAGCCacaggtaaaacaaacaaagtcaCCATAATCACAACCAATACAACCACAGATGCCTCAAAcacagataccacacacacagctttcccAACCACAGTTCCCACAAACACAGCAATCATAGATGCCACAACCCCACCCATCAGAACCACACCAGTCATAACTACAGCCACAATGCCTGCAAACACAGCCACTGCAAACACAGCCACACTCATAGCTGTCCCAACTACCTCTGCAATCATACGTCCTACAACCACAGATACCACAAACACAAGTCTTCAAAACACAGTGATTGCAACCACAGCCTCTGCAACTACAGACACCACAGCTACAAACACTATACCCACTGCTGCCACAACTACAGCCACAAAAAGCACAACTGATACAAACACAGAGGTCACAACCACAGCACTCCAAAGCACAATCATTGCAATCCCAGTCACGAACACCACAGATGCCACAACTACAGACACAACACCAACCACTGAGACCACTACTGCAACCacagccaaaacaaacaaagccaTCATAATCACAACCACTACAGCCACAGATGCAACAAACACGGATACCACACACGCAACTTTTCCAACAATCACAGCTGCTGTGATCACTGATGCCACAACCCCAGCCATTGGAACCACAGCCACCCCAACCACACCAGTCATAACTACAGCCACAATGGCTGCAAACACAACCACACTCACAGCTGCCCCAACTACAGCCACTATAATCATAAGTGCTACAACCACAGACACCACAAACACAAGTCTTCAAACCACAGCAAATGCAACCACAGCCTCTGCAACCACAgacactgcagctttaaaaacTACTGACTACACCACGACCACTGCAACCACAGCAGCCAAAATCATAACTGCTACAACCACAGACACTATACCCACAGATGCCCCAACTACAGCTGCCATAATCATAAAtgttacaaacacaaacactagaAACACAAGTCTTCAAACCACAGCAATTGTAACCACAGACTCTGCAACCACAAATACCACTGCTACAAACACTGCTgatataaacacagacacaacagcAGACCACACCACAACTACAACCACTGCTACCATAGCAGCCACAACCTCAGACACCACAATCATAACTGCTACAACTGCAGACACTATAACCATGCTTGCCACAACTACAGCCACAACAATCCCAGCCACCAACACCACAGTCGCCACTATAGACACCACACAAACCATCATTACCACAACTATAGATACCACTATGGCAGCCATAGCGAAAACAAACAAAGCCACCACAATCACAAACACTCCAACCACAGATGCAACAAAcacagataccacacacacaacttttctAACTGCAGTTCCCACAGTCACAGCCGCTAAATTCACAGATGCCACAACCCGAGCTATTGGAACCACAGCCACCCCAGCCACAGCAGTTATAAATTCAACCACAATGGCTGCAAACACAACCACACTCACAGCTGCCCCAACTACAACCACTATAATCAAAAATACTATAACCACAGACACCACAAACACAAGTCTTCAAACCACAGTGACTGCAACCACAGCCTCTGCAACCCCTAATATAACTGCTGCCCTGACAGCcaatatcaccacaaacacagcATTTGCAACAATCTCAGCCGCAACAACCCTAGACATAAAAAACATTCTCAATCTAACAATAACCACAGCAACCACAAGCCCAGCCAACACAACTGCCCAAACTACAGCCACTACAACCACAAATATAGCCAACACAACCACAACGCCTACTTCCACAACCAAAACCATCAAAATCATCACAACCACAGGTGCCACAACCCAAGGTAAGATTTCAAACCTTTTAAATTTTGTTGAAGGTAAACTGTAA
- the LOC128320932 gene encoding adhesion G protein-coupled receptor F5-like: MRNGIELKSSDRYIIEQTVLTVKSTTPDDSGQYECRTTENSIPSVIWQRILIPDPNIQVSNDKFVKCENSTVMLQCCAHESYEVKWSVDPAACIQPSPAPPTGCILCNYKINTQDCQTNELHMSVTCQLTKSNYKAQNVTINAVNGQFTCYNDVFGPGNVEDVRVGDCNGDMVGYQKAKCNSAGQWQITENNCVLRVIQNLKDRASLLNVMPTELPQFVANLSIATETNAQNITSSSSTILTIASILQTIANISQTILVSKPILTGFLQTLDVIGSIAARGAWMDLNQNNATRNASSELLKSIEIIARRLPDENIEISTNSAHLKRTFITVPFLEVFGNKSTTYITIPMSNENSFITIIVFSALDNVLPVRIAYNDSLTNPSINGDVAVIEPKSTINNISFSFAIKNKTLGKPQCVFWNFSLLNGIGGWDSTGCQLKTLGNESERFTCECNHTTSFSILMSPFSEVSGTALNFITYIGVGISMASLVLCLIIEIIIWKSMTRNDTSYMRHVSVVNIAVSLLIADVCFIIGAAVVKEGEKTPEGPCSTATFFMHFFYLALFFWMLLSALLLLYRTLMVFSRMTRGAMMAIAFTVGYGAPLIIAVITVASTAGRKGYIKEKHSCWLNWNETKALLAFVIPALTTVAINLLVLIVVLCKMMRRGVNATTQPDDKHPLMVIARCVGILTPLFGLTWGFGIGTMVSSNFGIHVVFAFLNSLQGFFILLFGTLLDSKVRDALAGRLALRNSSSNRTRSTSAGPLSSGRLTFFQRLWRRDVYHVSEGGILPSSSSNSYRVI; encoded by the exons ATGAGGAATGGAATTGAACTAAAGTCATCAGATAGGTATATAATTGAACAAACTGTACTCACTGTGAAAAGTACCACTCCCGATGATAGCG GTCAGTATGAATGTCGCACAACAGAGAACTCAATACCCTCTGTCATCTGGCAAAGGATTTTGATTCCAGATCCCAATATCCAAGTGAGCAATGacaaatttgtaaaatgtgagaattcaacagttatGCTGCAGTGCTGTGCACATGAGAGCTATGAAGTGAAATGGAGCGTTGACCCTGCAGCTTGCATCCAACCTTCACCAG cTCCACCAACAGGCTGCAtattatgtaactataaaattaaCACACAGGACTGTCAGACCAATGAGCTACACATGTCGGTCACATGTCAACTTACCAAAAGCAATTACAAGGCACAGAATGTCACGATAAATGCAGTCAATGGAC AATTTACCTGCTATAATGATGTATTTGGACCTGGAAATGTGGAAGACGTACGTGTTGGTGACTGTAATGGGGACATGGTTGGCTATCAAAAAGCTAAGTGTAATTCAGCAGGACAGTGGCAAATTACAGAGAACAACTGTGTCCTGCGAGTCATTCAAAATCTTAAAGATAGAGCTTCG CTCTTGAACGTCATGCCCACTGAGCTCCCACAATTTGTGGCTAATCTCAGCATTGCTACTGAAACAAATGCTCAAAATATAACATCATCTTCATCGACCATATTAACAATTGCTTCCATACTGCAAACCATTGCCAATATCTCCCAAACAATCTTAGTCAGTAAACCCATTCTGACT gGTTTCCTGCAAACACTGGATGTCATAGGGTCAATAGCTGCACGGGGGGCATGGATGGATTTAAACCAAAACAATGCAACCAGGAATGCCAGTTCTGAACTTCTGAAGTCTATTGAAATCATTGCACGCAGACTCCCAGATGAAAACATTGAGATATCAACTAACTCTGCTCATCTCAAAAGAACTTTCATCACTGTCCCATTTTTAGAAGTATTTGGTAATAAATCAACCACCTATATAACAATTCCAATGAGTAATGAAAATTCTTTCATAACCATCATAGTTTTTTCTGCACTTGACAATGTTTTACCTGTTCGAATTGCCTACAATGACAGTCTAACTAACCCCAGCATCAATGGCGATGTAGCTGTGATTGAACCAAAGTCAACAATTAACAACATCTCCTTTTCTTTTGCCATAAAAAATAAGACACTGGGAAAACCTCAGTGTGTCTTTTGGAACTTCAGTCTTCTGAATGGCATTGGTGGATGGGACTCGACTGGATGTCAACTAAAGACATTAGGAAATGAATCTGAAAGATTTACATGTGAGTGCAATCACACAACCTCTTTTTCAATCCTGATGTCACCATTTTCTGAAGTCTCGGGCACAGCCTTAAACTTTATAACTTACATTGGTGTTGGCATTTCCATGGCCAGCTTGGTTTTGTGCCTCATCATTGAAATCATTATTTGGAAATCAATGACAAGAAACGACACATCCTACATGCGCCATGTCTCCGTAGTCAACATTGCTGTCTCCCTTCTGATTGCGGACGTATGCTTCATCATTGGAGCAGCTGTTgtaaaagaaggagagaaaacacCAGAGGGACCCTGCAGTACAGCAACATTCTTCATGCACTTCTTTTATCTTGCCCTTTTCTTCTGGATGTTGCTGTCAGCACTCTTGCTCCTCTACCGCACCCTCATGGTCTTTTCCAGAATGACCAGAGGAGCAATGATGGCCATAGCCTTCACTGTTGGCTATGGAGCCCCGCTAATCATAGCTGTCATTACTGTGGCATCTACAGCTGGAAGAAAAGGatacattaaagaaaaacatagtTGTTGGCTAAACTGGAATGAAACGAAGGCCCTCCTGGCATTTGTGATTCCTGCTCTGACTACTGTAGCTATAAACCTCCTGGTGCTTATTGTGGTTCTGTGTAAGATGATGAGGAGAGGAGTTAATGCCACAACTCAGCCAGATGACAAACATCCCCTAATGGTCATTGCTAGATGTGTGGGGATTTTAACACCTCTATTTGGTCTAACGTGGGGATTCGGCATTGGGACCATGGTGTCATCGAACTTTGGGATTCACGTGGTGTTCGCATTCCTTAATTCACTGCAG GGtttctttattttgctgtttgggACATTACTGGATAGTAAG GTCCGAGATGCACTGGCAGGAAGGTTAGCTCTGAGGAACTCAAGCTCTAATCGCACTAGG AGCACAAGTGCTGGACCATTATCCTCAGGCAGACTTACTTTCTTTCAGAGGTTATGGCGGAGAG ATGTGTACCATGTATCAGAAGGCGGCATTTTGCCATCATCTTCAAGCAACTCATACAGAGTTATTTAG